The following coding sequences are from one Mycolicibacterium aichiense window:
- a CDS encoding FAD-dependent oxidoreductase — translation MTSLWLDGAGGHEPQIDGGATKDAPNAEVIVVGAGITGLVVAVLLARAGKRVLVVEARTAGAVATGNTTAKVSLLQGTRLSTISQRHSMDLVRQYVEGNREGQAWLAQYCTERGIDLQYEDAYSYAQFERGLPSARAEFEAAEAAGLGVSWVDQLDVPFEFRGGVRLAEQIQFDPMPFLGALITELHERGGRLMTGQRVYAAYTSDGRVSLKLRSAQGREQTAHADHCVLATGTPILDRGGFFARLHPSRSYCVAFDVPGSVPRPMMLSVDQPTRSVRYAPSAGGERLIVGGGGHTVGRKDSARTSYDELVGWTRRHFPGAHPTHYWSAQDYVPVDELPYVGPLLPGADRFLVATGFAKWGMTNGVAAALLLAKRLLGGDQARWAPAFASWSPHELTGLTTALKNNLEVGWHMAAGWVTPIARRNAPLREGAGSVSGPPWNMVARSVVGGDERCVSPVCTHLGGVLSWNDAEKSWDCPLHGSRFGPDGTVLEGPATRDLPR, via the coding sequence ATGACTTCCCTGTGGCTCGACGGCGCCGGCGGGCACGAACCCCAAATTGACGGTGGCGCAACAAAAGACGCTCCGAACGCTGAGGTCATCGTGGTAGGGGCCGGCATTACCGGGTTGGTGGTGGCGGTCCTGCTGGCCCGGGCGGGTAAGCGGGTGCTGGTGGTGGAGGCTCGGACGGCGGGCGCGGTCGCCACCGGCAACACCACCGCCAAAGTCAGTCTGTTGCAGGGAACCCGGCTCTCGACGATCTCGCAACGACACTCGATGGACCTGGTCCGGCAGTATGTCGAGGGCAACCGGGAAGGTCAAGCCTGGCTGGCTCAGTACTGCACAGAGCGCGGAATCGATCTGCAATACGAAGATGCGTACAGCTACGCGCAGTTCGAGCGCGGACTACCCAGCGCCCGTGCGGAATTCGAGGCTGCCGAGGCCGCGGGTCTCGGCGTGAGTTGGGTCGACCAGCTCGACGTCCCGTTCGAGTTCCGCGGCGGCGTCCGGCTGGCCGAACAGATCCAGTTCGACCCGATGCCTTTCCTAGGCGCGCTGATCACCGAATTGCATGAGCGCGGCGGTCGGCTGATGACCGGTCAGCGGGTCTACGCGGCGTACACGTCGGACGGCCGGGTCAGCCTGAAGCTGCGCAGTGCGCAGGGCCGTGAGCAGACCGCGCACGCCGACCACTGTGTGCTGGCAACCGGCACACCCATCTTGGATCGCGGTGGCTTCTTCGCCCGGCTGCACCCGAGCCGCTCCTACTGCGTGGCCTTCGACGTACCCGGGTCGGTTCCGCGCCCGATGATGCTGTCGGTCGACCAGCCCACCCGTTCGGTGCGCTACGCCCCCAGTGCCGGTGGCGAGCGCTTGATCGTCGGGGGCGGCGGCCACACCGTCGGGCGCAAGGACAGCGCGCGCACGTCCTATGACGAACTCGTCGGCTGGACTCGGCGACACTTTCCCGGTGCGCACCCCACCCACTACTGGTCGGCCCAGGATTACGTCCCCGTCGACGAGCTTCCCTATGTCGGGCCGCTGCTTCCGGGCGCCGATCGCTTTCTGGTGGCGACGGGTTTCGCGAAGTGGGGGATGACAAACGGGGTGGCTGCCGCGCTGCTGCTGGCCAAGCGTCTTCTCGGTGGCGACCAGGCTCGCTGGGCCCCGGCCTTCGCCAGCTGGAGCCCGCACGAACTCACCGGTCTCACCACGGCGCTGAAGAACAATCTGGAGGTCGGCTGGCACATGGCGGCCGGGTGGGTGACACCGATCGCCCGCCGAAATGCCCCGCTACGCGAGGGGGCCGGTTCGGTTAGTGGACCGCCGTGGAACATGGTGGCCCGCAGCGTGGTCGGCGGAGACGAGAGGTGCGTTTCGCCTGTGTGCACCCATCTCGGCGGTGTGCTGTCGTGGAACGACGCGGAGAAGTCGTGGGACTGCCCGTTGCACGGTTCGCGATTCGGACCGGACGGGACAGTGCTGGAGGGGCCGGCCACGCGCGACCTGCCGCGCTAA
- a CDS encoding glycosyltransferase: protein MKVAMVCEQHGVHVAGLSAAMVRAGHDVTVYTSRPEAGSPGREIAPGGYAVVDVAAGPAERAEYLDAQWAADRPDVAHAIFWTSGLNAQLAARAHGVPTVQTFRSLAITENGHDMRGTALDARSKVERLLARQADWVVATCADELVDLMRLGRPRGKMSMVPCGVDIDAFSTEGLVADRDERRRIVAVGKMLPHNGFSTMIEALPGIPDAEYVVVGSCDDEQMGSAEEYRRLRALAADRGVSDRVRFVGPVAHCDMPALLRSADVVTCTPWYEPFGLVALEAMACGVPVVASAVGGMLDAVVHDVTGRHVTPRRPRECADAVNAILRDSFLRRSLGLAGRDRACARFTWDRVAADTARVYGRLLCAVSDAWQPA, encoded by the coding sequence ATGAAAGTCGCAATGGTCTGCGAGCAGCACGGCGTCCACGTCGCGGGACTGTCGGCGGCGATGGTGCGAGCCGGCCACGACGTGACGGTCTATACCTCGCGTCCGGAGGCCGGCAGCCCCGGACGAGAAATCGCACCCGGGGGCTACGCGGTGGTGGACGTCGCAGCCGGCCCCGCAGAGCGTGCGGAATACCTGGATGCGCAGTGGGCCGCCGACCGGCCGGATGTGGCGCATGCGATCTTCTGGACATCGGGACTGAACGCTCAATTGGCCGCGCGCGCCCACGGAGTGCCGACCGTGCAGACGTTCCGTTCGCTCGCGATCACCGAAAACGGGCACGATATGCGCGGCACCGCGCTCGATGCCCGGTCGAAGGTGGAACGGCTACTGGCCCGACAAGCCGACTGGGTCGTCGCCACCTGCGCGGACGAACTCGTCGATCTGATGCGGCTGGGCCGGCCGCGCGGGAAAATGTCCATGGTGCCGTGCGGGGTGGACATCGATGCGTTCTCCACGGAGGGGCTCGTCGCCGATCGCGACGAGCGCCGGCGCATCGTTGCCGTCGGAAAGATGCTGCCGCACAACGGATTCAGTACCATGATCGAGGCCCTACCGGGTATTCCGGACGCAGAGTACGTCGTGGTCGGGAGTTGCGACGACGAACAGATGGGTTCCGCGGAGGAGTATCGGCGGTTGCGCGCGCTGGCGGCCGACCGGGGCGTGTCTGACAGGGTGAGATTCGTTGGCCCGGTTGCGCATTGCGATATGCCTGCGCTGCTGCGGTCGGCCGATGTGGTGACCTGCACGCCGTGGTACGAGCCGTTCGGTCTGGTCGCGCTGGAGGCGATGGCGTGTGGTGTGCCCGTGGTGGCGTCCGCGGTCGGAGGGATGCTGGACGCCGTCGTGCACGACGTCACCGGGCGGCACGTGACGCCGCGACGGCCCCGGGAGTGCGCCGACGCGGTGAATGCGATCCTTCGGGATTCGTTCCTGCGCCGCAGCCTCGGCCTGGCGGGGCGGGACCGGGCGTGCGCGCGCTTCACCTGGGACCGGGTCGCAGCCGACACCGCACGGGTGTACGGCCGGCTGCTCTGCGCCGTCAGCGACGCTTGGCAGCCCGCCTGA
- a CDS encoding DNA topoisomerase IB translates to MRLRRSSVDGPGLRRVRRGKGFSYYTPDGELLTDEKTVQRIRDLVIPPAWRKVWISPHPSGHIQAVGTDAAGRRQYLYHQKWQEERSEEKFDRVLQMSSGLPEFRSRIAEDLHGEGLSKDRVLALALHLLDRGYFRAGGEAYAEENNSYGIATLLCEHVTVTGDAVVFDYPAKSGVQRNWTIEDPDVVGVVRELRRCSPSGRLLVCQTDSGWVDIHSDDLNAKFKEHLGEDHSVKDLRTWHGTVLAAAAFVDADPPVNKTVRKRVEAAVMREVSEELGNTPAVARSSYVDPRVVTAYENGTTIAAAARRARKERNADRGQAILEKATARMIRRAAKRR, encoded by the coding sequence ATGAGACTTCGGCGCAGCTCCGTCGACGGACCGGGTCTTCGTCGTGTTCGCCGGGGCAAGGGTTTCTCCTACTACACACCCGACGGCGAATTGCTGACCGACGAGAAGACCGTGCAGCGGATCAGGGATCTGGTGATACCGCCGGCCTGGCGCAAGGTGTGGATCTCACCCCATCCCAGCGGCCACATCCAGGCCGTCGGCACCGATGCGGCAGGCCGACGCCAGTACCTCTACCACCAGAAGTGGCAGGAGGAGCGCAGCGAGGAGAAGTTCGATCGGGTACTGCAGATGTCGTCCGGACTGCCCGAGTTTCGTTCGCGGATCGCCGAGGATCTGCACGGCGAGGGCCTTTCGAAAGACCGGGTGCTGGCGCTGGCTCTGCACCTGCTCGACCGCGGGTATTTCCGGGCCGGCGGCGAGGCCTACGCCGAGGAGAACAACTCCTATGGCATCGCCACGCTGTTGTGCGAGCACGTGACGGTCACGGGCGACGCGGTGGTGTTCGACTATCCGGCCAAGAGCGGGGTTCAGCGAAACTGGACCATCGAGGACCCCGATGTGGTGGGCGTCGTCCGCGAGTTGCGCCGCTGCAGCCCCAGCGGCCGGCTCCTGGTGTGCCAGACCGACTCCGGCTGGGTGGACATCCATTCCGATGACCTCAACGCGAAGTTCAAGGAACACCTCGGCGAGGACCACAGCGTCAAGGACCTGCGGACCTGGCACGGGACCGTCCTGGCCGCAGCGGCTTTCGTCGATGCGGACCCGCCGGTCAACAAGACGGTCCGCAAACGCGTGGAGGCCGCGGTGATGCGAGAGGTGTCCGAGGAGCTCGGCAACACCCCCGCCGTTGCCCGCAGCTCCTACGTCGACCCGCGCGTGGTCACCGCCTACGAGAACGGAACGACGATCGCCGCCGCGGCGCGCCGGGCCCGCAAGGAGCGCAACGCCGACCGCGGACAAGCCATCCTCGAGAAGGCCACCGCCAGGATGATCAGGCGGGCTGCCAAGCGTCGCTGA
- a CDS encoding ATP-binding protein, with amino-acid sequence MTDGESQGGAHQRGESAVELRVAAKLENLAVLRTVVGAVGTFEDLDFDAVADLRLAVDEACTRLIRSASPDATLVVVVDAHDDVVVVEASTTCDTNDVVTPGSFSWHVLSSLTDDVQTFHNGHESSSDGQVFGITLTTRRAGSGR; translated from the coding sequence ATGACGGACGGCGAAAGCCAGGGCGGCGCGCACCAGCGAGGGGAGAGCGCTGTCGAATTGAGGGTTGCGGCCAAGTTGGAGAACTTGGCCGTGCTGCGCACCGTGGTCGGCGCGGTCGGCACGTTCGAGGACCTGGACTTCGACGCGGTGGCGGACTTGCGGCTCGCTGTCGACGAAGCGTGCACCCGGCTGATTCGTTCGGCGTCACCCGACGCGACGCTGGTCGTCGTCGTCGACGCCCACGACGACGTGGTGGTGGTGGAAGCGTCGACGACATGCGATACCAACGACGTGGTCACCCCCGGTAGCTTCAGCTGGCATGTGCTGAGTTCGCTGACCGACGATGTGCAGACATTCCACAACGGTCACGAGTCCAGTAGCGACGGACAGGTCTTCGGTATCACCCTGACCACAAGGCGGGCGGGCTCCGGGCGGTGA
- a CDS encoding RNA polymerase sigma factor SigF — translation MFRELAKVDPDSAQFQRQRDRIVERCLPLADHIARRFDGRGEPRDDLVQVARVGLVNAVIRYDVETGSDFVSFAVPTIMGEVRRHFRDNSWSVKVPRRLKELHLRLGAATSELSQRLGRAPTASELAEELGMEREEVVEGLVAGSSYNTLSIDSGGSGSDEDAPAIVDTLGDVDLSLDQIENREALRPLLAQLPERERTVLLLRFFESLTQTQIAERVGISQMHVSRLLAKSLTRLRDQLE, via the coding sequence ATGTTCCGGGAATTGGCGAAGGTGGATCCTGACTCCGCCCAATTCCAGCGACAGCGCGACCGCATCGTCGAGCGCTGCCTGCCGCTGGCCGACCACATCGCCCGCCGCTTCGACGGTCGCGGCGAACCTCGCGACGACCTCGTCCAGGTGGCCCGCGTCGGGTTGGTCAACGCGGTCATCCGCTATGACGTCGAGACCGGTTCGGATTTCGTGTCGTTCGCGGTTCCCACCATCATGGGCGAGGTCCGGCGCCACTTCCGGGACAACAGCTGGTCGGTCAAGGTGCCTCGCCGGCTTAAAGAACTGCACCTACGGCTTGGCGCGGCGACATCGGAACTGTCCCAGCGGCTTGGGCGCGCACCGACCGCCTCCGAACTCGCCGAAGAACTCGGCATGGAACGCGAAGAGGTCGTCGAGGGTCTGGTCGCGGGCAGTTCCTACAACACCCTGTCGATCGACAGCGGCGGCAGCGGCAGCGACGAGGACGCACCGGCGATCGTCGACACCCTGGGTGATGTCGACTTGAGCCTGGATCAGATCGAGAACCGGGAGGCGTTGCGTCCCCTGCTCGCGCAGTTGCCCGAGCGGGAACGCACCGTCCTGTTGCTCCGGTTCTTCGAGTCGCTCACGCAGACTCAGATCGCCGAGCGCGTCGGCATCTCACAGATGCACGTCTCGCGCCTGCTCGCGAAGTCGCTAACTCGGCTCCGGGACCAGTTGGAGTAG
- a CDS encoding STAS domain-containing protein → MSHSHDCHTARFTTIWPDETVGIITVQGELDASNAIAFADHVEACAGVGDRLVLDLSPLSFFGTAGFSALHTINVRCANASARWVMVTGDAVSRLLRVCDPDHTLPVADSVREAVELLDGEPRRLLQLVPEPS, encoded by the coding sequence GTGTCGCATTCACATGATTGCCACACCGCTCGCTTCACTACTATCTGGCCCGACGAGACCGTCGGGATCATCACCGTCCAGGGCGAGCTCGACGCCTCCAATGCCATCGCCTTCGCCGACCATGTCGAGGCGTGCGCCGGCGTGGGCGACCGTTTGGTCCTGGACCTCAGCCCGCTCAGCTTCTTCGGAACCGCGGGCTTCTCGGCGCTGCACACCATCAATGTCCGCTGCGCCAACGCCTCGGCACGATGGGTGATGGTGACCGGCGACGCGGTATCGCGGCTGTTGCGGGTCTGCGACCCCGACCACACGCTGCCGGTCGCCGACTCCGTACGGGAAGCCGTCGAACTGCTCGACGGCGAACCCCGCCGGCTACTCCAACTGGTCCCGGAGCCGAGTTAG
- a CDS encoding nucleotidyltransferase family protein, producing MSKQGRSAGVLLAAGPGTRYGMPKVLAAQGEWLRSGVGALAGGGCDDVVVVLGAAIVDVPAGARSVVADEWRRGMGVSLRTGLAAVSDAEFAVILTVDTPDIGADVVARVLGAARESASGLARATYDRRPGHPVVIARRHWSALRATLDGDEGARRFLAARTDVVAVDCSDLATGRDVDER from the coding sequence ATGTCGAAGCAAGGCCGGTCAGCCGGAGTCCTGCTGGCCGCCGGTCCGGGTACCCGCTACGGCATGCCGAAAGTGCTTGCCGCCCAAGGTGAATGGCTGCGCTCGGGAGTGGGGGCGCTGGCCGGCGGCGGCTGCGACGACGTGGTTGTGGTGCTGGGCGCGGCGATTGTCGACGTTCCGGCCGGCGCCCGTTCGGTGGTCGCCGACGAGTGGCGGCGCGGGATGGGGGTTTCCCTGCGCACCGGACTGGCGGCGGTATCTGACGCCGAGTTCGCGGTGATCTTGACCGTCGACACCCCCGACATCGGCGCCGACGTCGTCGCTCGGGTGCTCGGGGCTGCGCGCGAGTCCGCGTCCGGGCTGGCCCGTGCCACCTACGACCGTCGGCCCGGCCACCCGGTCGTCATCGCCCGCAGGCACTGGTCGGCACTGCGAGCCACCCTGGACGGCGACGAGGGCGCACGGCGCTTTCTGGCGGCCCGCACCGATGTGGTGGCGGTCGACTGTTCCGACCTCGCCACCGGGCGCGACGTCGACGAGCGCTAG
- a CDS encoding acetyl/propionyl/methylcrotonyl-CoA carboxylase subunit alpha has translation MPSQTISKVLVANRGEIAVRVIRAARDAGLASVAVYAEPDADAPHVRLADEAFALGGQTSAESYLDFGKILDAAAKSGANAIHPGYGFLSENADFAQAVLDAGLIWIGPSPQSIRDLGDKVTARHIAARAQAPLVPGTPDPVKDADEVVAFAKEYGVPVAIKAAFGGGGRGMKVARTIEEIPELFESATREAIAAFGRGECFVERYLDKPRHVEAQVIADTHGNVIVAGTRDCSLQRRFQKLVEEAPAPFLTDAQRKEIHESAKRICKEAGYYGAGTVEYLVGQDGLISFLEVNTRLQVEHPVTEETAGIDLVLQQFKIANGEKLDITEDPTPRGHAIEFRINGEDAGRGFLPAPGPVTRYDIPTGPGVRLDSGVEAGSVIGGQFDSMLSKLIVYGATREEALARSRRALDEFHVEGLATVIPFHRAVVSDPAFIGDGDGFTVHTRWIETEWDNTVEPFTGGGQVDEEEPQQRQKVVVEVGGRRVEVSLPGDLALGNGGGHAESGAIRKKPKARKRGSQAGAAASGDAVTAPMQGTVVKVAVEEGQTVAAGDLVVVLEAMKMENPVTAHKDGVITGLAVEPGAAITQGTVLAEIK, from the coding sequence GTGCCCAGTCAGACCATCTCCAAAGTCCTCGTAGCCAACCGTGGTGAAATCGCGGTCCGGGTGATCCGAGCGGCAAGGGATGCCGGACTGGCCAGCGTGGCGGTCTACGCCGAGCCCGACGCCGACGCACCGCACGTCCGGCTGGCAGACGAGGCGTTCGCGCTGGGCGGCCAGACGTCGGCAGAGTCCTATCTGGACTTCGGCAAGATCCTCGACGCCGCGGCCAAGTCCGGCGCCAACGCCATCCATCCCGGCTACGGCTTCTTGAGCGAGAACGCCGACTTCGCCCAGGCCGTCCTCGACGCCGGGCTGATCTGGATCGGCCCCAGCCCGCAGTCCATCCGCGACCTCGGTGACAAGGTCACCGCCCGCCACATCGCCGCGCGCGCGCAGGCTCCGCTGGTGCCCGGCACCCCCGACCCGGTCAAGGACGCCGACGAGGTGGTGGCGTTCGCCAAGGAGTACGGCGTGCCGGTGGCGATCAAGGCGGCATTCGGTGGCGGCGGCCGCGGCATGAAGGTGGCCCGCACCATCGAGGAGATCCCCGAGCTGTTCGAGTCCGCGACCCGCGAGGCGATCGCGGCGTTCGGCCGCGGTGAGTGCTTCGTCGAGCGTTACCTGGACAAGCCGCGCCACGTCGAGGCTCAGGTCATCGCCGACACCCACGGCAACGTGATCGTCGCCGGTACCCGTGACTGCTCGCTGCAGCGCCGCTTCCAGAAGCTGGTCGAAGAGGCCCCCGCGCCATTCCTGACCGACGCGCAGCGCAAGGAGATCCACGAGTCGGCCAAGCGCATCTGCAAGGAGGCCGGCTACTACGGCGCCGGAACGGTCGAGTACCTGGTCGGTCAGGACGGGCTGATCTCCTTCCTCGAGGTCAACACCCGCCTTCAGGTGGAACACCCGGTCACCGAGGAGACCGCGGGCATCGACCTCGTGCTGCAGCAGTTCAAGATCGCCAACGGCGAGAAGCTGGACATCACCGAGGACCCGACTCCCCGCGGCCACGCGATCGAGTTCCGGATCAACGGCGAGGACGCCGGCCGCGGCTTCCTGCCCGCACCCGGGCCCGTGACCCGCTACGACATCCCCACCGGCCCGGGCGTGCGCCTGGACTCGGGCGTCGAGGCCGGTTCGGTGATCGGTGGCCAGTTCGACTCGATGCTGTCCAAGCTGATCGTGTACGGCGCCACCCGCGAGGAGGCGCTGGCGCGTTCCCGTCGTGCGCTCGACGAATTCCACGTCGAGGGCCTGGCCACGGTCATCCCGTTCCACCGTGCGGTGGTCAGCGATCCGGCCTTCATCGGTGACGGCGACGGCTTCACCGTCCACACCCGCTGGATCGAGACCGAGTGGGACAACACCGTCGAGCCGTTCACCGGTGGCGGCCAGGTCGACGAGGAAGAGCCTCAGCAGCGCCAGAAAGTGGTCGTCGAGGTCGGCGGCCGTCGGGTCGAGGTCTCGCTGCCCGGTGACCTGGCGTTGGGCAATGGCGGCGGCCACGCCGAATCCGGCGCCATCCGCAAGAAGCCGAAGGCACGTAAGCGTGGCTCCCAGGCCGGCGCCGCCGCCTCGGGTGACGCGGTGACCGCGCCCATGCAGGGCACCGTGGTCAAGGTAGCCGTCGAAGAGGGCCAGACCGTGGCCGCCGGGGATCTCGTGGTGGTGCTCGAGGCCATGAAGATGGAGAACCCGGTGACCGCGCACAAGGACGGTGTCATCACCGGTCTGGCCGTCGAGCCGGGTGCCGCGATCACCCAGGGCACCGTGCTGGCGGAGATCAAGTAA
- a CDS encoding SufE family protein: protein MPAALAEVVSDFADVQGQDKLKLLLEFADDLPDLPADLEEAAMEPVPECQSPLFLHVDASDTEHVRLFFSAPAEAPTTRGFASILAAGLDGQPKDDILAVPDDFYSELGLAALISPLRLRGMSAMLARIKRRLRATP from the coding sequence ATGCCTGCTGCGCTCGCCGAGGTCGTGTCCGACTTCGCCGACGTGCAGGGCCAGGACAAGCTCAAGCTGCTGCTCGAGTTCGCCGACGACCTTCCTGATCTGCCCGCCGACCTCGAGGAGGCGGCCATGGAACCGGTGCCGGAGTGCCAGTCGCCGCTGTTCCTGCATGTCGATGCCTCCGACACCGAGCATGTCCGGCTGTTCTTCAGCGCCCCCGCCGAGGCGCCGACCACCCGCGGCTTCGCGTCGATCCTGGCGGCCGGCCTCGACGGCCAGCCGAAAGACGACATCCTGGCCGTGCCCGACGATTTCTACTCCGAACTGGGTTTGGCCGCCCTGATCAGTCCGCTTCGGCTGCGCGGAATGTCGGCGATGCTGGCCAGGATCAAACGCCGTCTGCGCGCGACACCGTAG
- a CDS encoding sulfurtransferase, protein MPLPADPSPALKDYAHPERLVTADWLSAHLGTPGLAIVESDEDVLLYDIGHIPGAVKIDWHTDLNDPQVRDYVSGAQFAELMDRKGISRDDTVVIYGDKSNWWAAYALWVFTLFGHQDVRLLNGGRDLWISDGRDTTLDVPTKAGSGYPVVERNDAAIRAYKDDVLASLGHSTLIDVRSPQEYTGERTHMPDYPEEGALRGGHIPTAVSVPWAKAAEDSGRFRNRAELEEVYSFVKPGDDIIAYCRIGERSSHTWFVLTYLLGIPGVRNYDGSWTEWGNTVRVPIVAGAEPGSAPGAS, encoded by the coding sequence GTGCCGCTTCCCGCAGATCCCAGCCCCGCCTTGAAGGACTACGCCCATCCGGAGCGCCTGGTCACCGCCGACTGGCTGTCGGCGCACCTCGGTACCCCCGGGCTGGCCATTGTGGAGTCCGACGAGGACGTGTTGCTCTACGACATCGGCCACATCCCGGGCGCGGTCAAGATCGACTGGCACACCGATCTCAACGATCCGCAGGTGCGCGACTACGTCAGCGGGGCGCAATTCGCCGAACTGATGGACCGCAAGGGCATTTCCCGCGACGACACCGTCGTCATCTACGGCGACAAGAGCAACTGGTGGGCCGCCTACGCGCTGTGGGTCTTCACCCTCTTCGGCCATCAGGATGTCCGGCTGCTCAACGGTGGCCGCGACCTGTGGATCTCCGACGGCCGCGACACCACCCTCGACGTCCCGACCAAGGCGGGTTCCGGCTATCCGGTGGTCGAGCGCAACGATGCCGCGATCCGGGCCTACAAGGACGATGTGCTTGCGTCCCTGGGCCATTCGACGCTGATCGACGTGCGCTCACCCCAGGAGTACACCGGCGAACGAACCCACATGCCCGACTATCCCGAAGAGGGTGCGCTGCGCGGCGGCCACATCCCCACCGCCGTGTCGGTGCCGTGGGCCAAGGCCGCCGAGGACAGCGGCCGCTTCCGCAACCGCGCCGAACTCGAGGAGGTGTACTCGTTCGTCAAGCCCGGCGACGACATCATCGCCTACTGCCGCATCGGCGAGCGGTCCAGCCACACCTGGTTCGTGCTCACCTACCTGTTGGGCATCCCCGGCGTTCGCAATTACGACGGGTCGTGGACCGAGTGGGGCAACACCGTACGGGTGCCGATCGTGGCCGGTGCTGAACCAGGATCAGCGCCCGGGGCATCGTGA
- a CDS encoding Maf family protein, whose translation MVTRVVLGSASTGRLRVLRNAGIDPLVVVSGVDEDAIVANLGADAEPGDVVTALAQAKAGAVHKVLDPDVAADCVVIGCDSMLYLDGELRGKPGTPQQVAAQWDSMAGRVGLLYTGHCVIRVLRGAAAHTATQAEVTRVRFATPTPAELAAYVASGEPLGVAGAFTLDGLGGWFVDGIDGDPSNVVGLGLSVTRRLLSDVGLPIGDLWAANPVR comes from the coding sequence ATCGTGACTCGAGTGGTTCTCGGCTCGGCCTCGACCGGCCGGCTGCGGGTGCTGCGCAACGCAGGTATCGACCCGCTGGTCGTCGTCTCCGGTGTCGACGAGGACGCCATCGTGGCCAACCTGGGCGCCGACGCCGAGCCCGGTGACGTGGTCACCGCGCTGGCTCAGGCGAAGGCGGGCGCCGTACACAAGGTGCTGGATCCCGATGTCGCGGCGGATTGCGTTGTCATCGGCTGTGATTCGATGCTCTACCTCGACGGGGAACTGCGCGGCAAACCGGGAACCCCCCAACAGGTTGCGGCGCAATGGGATTCGATGGCAGGCCGGGTCGGCCTGCTCTATACCGGGCACTGCGTGATCCGGGTATTGCGCGGTGCGGCCGCCCACACCGCGACGCAGGCGGAGGTGACCCGGGTCCGGTTCGCCACCCCGACTCCGGCCGAGTTGGCGGCCTACGTGGCCAGCGGTGAGCCGCTAGGTGTTGCCGGCGCGTTCACGCTCGACGGCCTCGGCGGCTGGTTCGTCGACGGTATCGACGGCGATCCGTCCAACGTGGTGGGCCTGGGCCTGTCGGTGACGCGCCGGCTGCTGAGCGACGTCGGCCTGCCGATCGGCGATCTGTGGGCGGCTAATCCGGTGCGCTGA
- a CDS encoding acyl-CoA carboxylase subunit epsilon, giving the protein MSKHEDITELSDPRDITLDNPEPLTPEIRIERGNPSDEDIAALVTVLAAASGGNAAPGPQELNLWGHPVDKLRYSIHSWNRVTLLERTHMRR; this is encoded by the coding sequence ATGAGCAAGCACGAGGACATCACCGAACTCAGCGACCCGCGGGACATCACCCTCGACAACCCCGAGCCGCTGACCCCCGAGATCCGCATCGAGAGGGGCAACCCGAGCGACGAGGACATCGCCGCTCTGGTGACCGTGCTGGCCGCGGCCAGCGGCGGCAACGCCGCCCCGGGTCCGCAGGAGCTCAACCTGTGGGGCCATCCGGTCGACAAGCTGCGCTACTCGATCCACAGCTGGAATCGCGTGACCTTGCTGGAGCGGACCCACATGCGCCGATGA